The Xenopus tropicalis strain Nigerian chromosome 7, UCB_Xtro_10.0, whole genome shotgun sequence genome includes a region encoding these proteins:
- the sfxn2 gene encoding sideroflexin-2 (The RefSeq protein has 1 substitution compared to this genomic sequence), with product MTTMEMESSKFNIDAPRWDQSTFVGRLKHFFNITDPRTALVSEQELDSAKLLVDSCRAGSVPPGTSIEQLHYAKKLYDSAFHPDTGDKMNLIGRMSFQVPGGMAITGCMLQFYRTVPAVVFWQWVNQSFNALVNYTNRNAASPITLTQIGVAYLTATSTALATAVGLNLYTKKAPPLIARWVPFAAVAAANCVNIPMMRQQELINGIAVTDENDNKLGHSRKAAIKGISQVVISRIAMAAPGMILLPILMERLEAFPFMKKIRFLHAPLQVMLAGGFLLFMVPVACSLFPQRCSMPVSSLELELRESIVKQYGEQIRYVYFNKGL from the exons ATGACCACTATGGAAATGGAGAGCTCTAAATTCAACATTGATGCTCCTCGATGGGACCAAAGTACATTTGTGGGGAGGTTAAAGCACTTCTTTAACATCACAGATCCCAGGACAGCCCTTGTGTCAGAACAGGAACTGGATAGTGCAAAGCTGCTTGTGGATTCATGCAG AGCAGGTTCTGTGCCACCAGGAACCAGTATAGAACAACTGCATTATGCCAAGAAGCTCTACGATTCTGCTTTTCATCCAGACACCGGGGACAAAATGAATTTGATTGGAAGAATGTCCTTCCAGGTCCCTGGCGGAATGGCCATCACAGGGTGCATGCTTCAGTTTTACAG AACTGTGCCAGCAGTGGTGTTTTGGCAGTGGGTTAACCAGTCATTCAATGCCTTGGTGAACTATACAAACAGAAATGCAGCCTCTCCAATTACACTCAC TCAGATTGGCGTAGCTTACTTGACTGCGACAAGTACAGCATTGGCTACAGCTGTAGGATTAAACTTGTACACtaag AAAGCTCCTCCTTTGATAGCACGATGGGTTCCCTTCGCTGCAGTGGCGGCTGCCAATTGTGTCAATATTCCTATGATGAGACAGCA GGAGCTTATTAACGGCATTGCAGTTACAGACGAAAACGATAATAAACTGGGACACTCTAGG AAAGCTGCTATCAAGGGAATCAGCCAGGTTGTGATCTCCAGAATAGCCATGGCCGCCCCTGGGATGA TTCTCTTACCCATTTTGATGGAAAGGCTGGAAGCTTTTCCCTTTATGAAA AAAATACGGTTTCTCCATGCTCCTCTGCAAGTCATGTTGGCGGGTGGTTT CTTGCTCTTTATGGTTCCTGTTGCCTGTTCATTGTTCCCACAGAGATG CTCCATGCCTGTGAGCAGCCTTGAGCCAGAGCTTCGAGAGTCTATAGTAAAGCAATACGGAGAGCAAATCCGCTATGTTTACTTCAACAAGGGATTGTAA
- the sfxn2 gene encoding sideroflexin-2 isoform X3, which translates to MTTMEMESSKFNIDAPRWDQSTFVGRLKHFFNITDPRTALVSEQELDSAKLLVDSCRAGSVPPGTSIEQLHYAKKLYDSAFHPDTGDKMNLIGRMSFQVPGGMAITGCMLQFYRTVPAVVFWQWVNQSFNALVNYTNRNAASPITLTQIGVAYLTATSTALATAVGLNLYTKKAPPLIARWVPFAAVAAANCVNIPMMRQQELINGIAVTDENDNKLGHSRKAAIKGISQVVISRIAMAAPGMILLPILMERLEAFPFMKKIRFLHAPLQVMLAGGFLLFMVPVACSLFPQRCSMPVSSLEPELRESIVKQYGEQIRYVYFNKGL; encoded by the exons ATGACCACTATGGAAATGGAGAGCTCTAAATTCAACATTGATGCTCCTCGATGGGACCAAAGTACATTTGTGGGGAGGTTAAAGCACTTCTTTAACATCACAGATCCCAGGACAGCCCTTGTGTCAGAACAGGAACTGGATAGTGCAAAGCTGCTTGTGGATTCATGCAG AGCAGGTTCTGTGCCACCAGGAACCAGTATAGAACAACTGCATTATGCCAAGAAGCTCTACGATTCTGCTTTTCATCCAGACACCGGGGACAAAATGAATTTGATTGGAAGAATGTCCTTCCAGGTCCCTGGCGGAATGGCCATCACAGGGTGCATGCTTCAGTTTTACAG AACTGTGCCAGCAGTGGTGTTTTGGCAGTGGGTTAACCAGTCATTCAATGCCTTGGTGAACTATACAAACAGAAATGCAGCCTCTCCAATTACACTCAC TCAGATTGGCGTAGCTTACTTGACTGCGACAAGTACAGCATTGGCTACAGCTGTAGGATTAAACTTGTACACtaag AAAGCTCCTCCTTTGATAGCACGATGGGTTCCCTTCGCTGCAGTGGCGGCTGCCAATTGTGTCAATATTCCTATGATGAGACAGCA GGAGCTTATTAACGGCATTGCAGTTACAGACGAAAACGATAATAAACTGGGACACTCTAGG AAAGCTGCTATCAAGGGAATCAGCCAGGTTGTGATCTCCAGAATAGCCATGGCCGCCCCTGGGATGA TTCTCTTACCCATTTTGATGGAAAGGCTGGAAGCTTTTCCCTTTATGAAA AAAATACGGTTTCTCCATGCTCCTCTGCAAGTCATGTTGGCGGGTGGTTT CTTGCTCTTTATGGTTCCTGTTGCCTGTTCATTGTTCCCACAGAGATG CTCCATGCCTGTGAGCAGCCTTGAGCCAGAGCTTCGAGAGTCTATAGTAAAGCAATACGGAGAGCAAATCCGCTATGTTTACTTCAACAAGGGATTGTAA
- the sfxn2 gene encoding sideroflexin-2 isoform X1 produces MCVFGQLHRVKEMTTMEMESSKFNIDAPRWDQSTFVGRLKHFFNITDPRTALVSEQELDSAKLLVDSCRAGSVPPGTSIEQLHYAKKLYDSAFHPDTGDKMNLIGRMSFQVPGGMAITGCMLQFYRTVPAVVFWQWVNQSFNALVNYTNRNAASPITLTQIGVAYLTATSTALATAVGLNLYTKKAPPLIARWVPFAAVAAANCVNIPMMRQQELINGIAVTDENDNKLGHSRKAAIKGISQVVISRIAMAAPGMILLPILMERLEAFPFMKKIRFLHAPLQVMLAGGFLLFMVPVACSLFPQRCSMPVSSLEPELRESIVKQYGEQIRYVYFNKGL; encoded by the exons GTAAAGGAAATGACCACTATGGAAATGGAGAGCTCTAAATTCAACATTGATGCTCCTCGATGGGACCAAAGTACATTTGTGGGGAGGTTAAAGCACTTCTTTAACATCACAGATCCCAGGACAGCCCTTGTGTCAGAACAGGAACTGGATAGTGCAAAGCTGCTTGTGGATTCATGCAG AGCAGGTTCTGTGCCACCAGGAACCAGTATAGAACAACTGCATTATGCCAAGAAGCTCTACGATTCTGCTTTTCATCCAGACACCGGGGACAAAATGAATTTGATTGGAAGAATGTCCTTCCAGGTCCCTGGCGGAATGGCCATCACAGGGTGCATGCTTCAGTTTTACAG AACTGTGCCAGCAGTGGTGTTTTGGCAGTGGGTTAACCAGTCATTCAATGCCTTGGTGAACTATACAAACAGAAATGCAGCCTCTCCAATTACACTCAC TCAGATTGGCGTAGCTTACTTGACTGCGACAAGTACAGCATTGGCTACAGCTGTAGGATTAAACTTGTACACtaag AAAGCTCCTCCTTTGATAGCACGATGGGTTCCCTTCGCTGCAGTGGCGGCTGCCAATTGTGTCAATATTCCTATGATGAGACAGCA GGAGCTTATTAACGGCATTGCAGTTACAGACGAAAACGATAATAAACTGGGACACTCTAGG AAAGCTGCTATCAAGGGAATCAGCCAGGTTGTGATCTCCAGAATAGCCATGGCCGCCCCTGGGATGA TTCTCTTACCCATTTTGATGGAAAGGCTGGAAGCTTTTCCCTTTATGAAA AAAATACGGTTTCTCCATGCTCCTCTGCAAGTCATGTTGGCGGGTGGTTT CTTGCTCTTTATGGTTCCTGTTGCCTGTTCATTGTTCCCACAGAGATG CTCCATGCCTGTGAGCAGCCTTGAGCCAGAGCTTCGAGAGTCTATAGTAAAGCAATACGGAGAGCAAATCCGCTATGTTTACTTCAACAAGGGATTGTAA
- the sfxn2 gene encoding sideroflexin-2 isoform X2, with protein sequence MWSSVEVKEMTTMEMESSKFNIDAPRWDQSTFVGRLKHFFNITDPRTALVSEQELDSAKLLVDSCRAGSVPPGTSIEQLHYAKKLYDSAFHPDTGDKMNLIGRMSFQVPGGMAITGCMLQFYRTVPAVVFWQWVNQSFNALVNYTNRNAASPITLTQIGVAYLTATSTALATAVGLNLYTKKAPPLIARWVPFAAVAAANCVNIPMMRQQELINGIAVTDENDNKLGHSRKAAIKGISQVVISRIAMAAPGMILLPILMERLEAFPFMKKIRFLHAPLQVMLAGGFLLFMVPVACSLFPQRCSMPVSSLEPELRESIVKQYGEQIRYVYFNKGL encoded by the exons GTAAAGGAAATGACCACTATGGAAATGGAGAGCTCTAAATTCAACATTGATGCTCCTCGATGGGACCAAAGTACATTTGTGGGGAGGTTAAAGCACTTCTTTAACATCACAGATCCCAGGACAGCCCTTGTGTCAGAACAGGAACTGGATAGTGCAAAGCTGCTTGTGGATTCATGCAG AGCAGGTTCTGTGCCACCAGGAACCAGTATAGAACAACTGCATTATGCCAAGAAGCTCTACGATTCTGCTTTTCATCCAGACACCGGGGACAAAATGAATTTGATTGGAAGAATGTCCTTCCAGGTCCCTGGCGGAATGGCCATCACAGGGTGCATGCTTCAGTTTTACAG AACTGTGCCAGCAGTGGTGTTTTGGCAGTGGGTTAACCAGTCATTCAATGCCTTGGTGAACTATACAAACAGAAATGCAGCCTCTCCAATTACACTCAC TCAGATTGGCGTAGCTTACTTGACTGCGACAAGTACAGCATTGGCTACAGCTGTAGGATTAAACTTGTACACtaag AAAGCTCCTCCTTTGATAGCACGATGGGTTCCCTTCGCTGCAGTGGCGGCTGCCAATTGTGTCAATATTCCTATGATGAGACAGCA GGAGCTTATTAACGGCATTGCAGTTACAGACGAAAACGATAATAAACTGGGACACTCTAGG AAAGCTGCTATCAAGGGAATCAGCCAGGTTGTGATCTCCAGAATAGCCATGGCCGCCCCTGGGATGA TTCTCTTACCCATTTTGATGGAAAGGCTGGAAGCTTTTCCCTTTATGAAA AAAATACGGTTTCTCCATGCTCCTCTGCAAGTCATGTTGGCGGGTGGTTT CTTGCTCTTTATGGTTCCTGTTGCCTGTTCATTGTTCCCACAGAGATG CTCCATGCCTGTGAGCAGCCTTGAGCCAGAGCTTCGAGAGTCTATAGTAAAGCAATACGGAGAGCAAATCCGCTATGTTTACTTCAACAAGGGATTGTAA